From Curtobacterium sp. SGAir0471, the proteins below share one genomic window:
- a CDS encoding alpha/beta fold hydrolase, with protein MHEPDDEFSDLAALAAASGVTEPLRASRQVVHTDGRETAAIRWDTADGREARITYLHGLGIDAHSFDQTAIAVGEPAVALDLPGHGRSSWRDDADYGASTTAPQVLAALDALGVPPGVVVGHSLGAILAARLAATAPERVTGLVLVDMSPDFAQRAVDRIARALEDETPFASLDEVVDRAVEARVGDDRAVLLREARHTTRLGEDGRLVRRHHFPHLPAGRTASVGRFADAWPDLEALDVPLLLVRGDRGYVSPKLHTGFTERLPGAEVVTVTARHAVQNQAPLELASAIRAWGERHTLLHPVQQPSHGTDRR; from the coding sequence GTGCACGAACCCGACGACGAATTCTCGGACCTCGCCGCCCTCGCCGCCGCGAGCGGCGTGACGGAGCCGCTGCGCGCCTCCCGGCAGGTGGTCCACACCGACGGACGCGAGACCGCGGCGATCCGCTGGGACACGGCGGACGGCCGGGAGGCGCGGATCACCTACCTGCACGGGCTCGGCATCGACGCGCACAGCTTCGACCAGACGGCGATCGCTGTCGGGGAACCGGCGGTCGCCCTCGACCTGCCCGGGCACGGCCGGTCGTCCTGGCGGGACGACGCCGACTACGGTGCCAGCACGACGGCACCCCAGGTGCTGGCCGCGCTCGACGCCCTCGGGGTCCCGCCGGGCGTCGTCGTCGGGCACTCGCTCGGCGCCATCCTCGCCGCCCGGCTCGCCGCGACGGCACCGGAGCGCGTCACCGGACTGGTGCTCGTCGACATGTCCCCGGACTTCGCGCAACGCGCCGTGGACCGCATCGCCCGCGCACTCGAGGACGAGACACCGTTCGCGTCCCTCGACGAGGTCGTCGACCGCGCCGTCGAGGCCCGCGTCGGCGACGACCGGGCGGTGCTCCTCCGCGAGGCCCGGCACACCACCCGGCTCGGCGAGGACGGACGGCTCGTCCGCCGACACCACTTCCCGCACCTGCCCGCGGGTCGGACGGCCTCGGTCGGTCGGTTCGCCGACGCGTGGCCGGACCTCGAGGCACTGGACGTGCCGCTCCTGCTCGTCCGGGGTGACCGCGGCTACGTCTCGCCCAAGCTGCACACCGGCTTCACCGAGCGCCTGCCGGGCGCCGAGGTCGTCACGGTGACCGCCCGGCACGCGGTGCAGAACCAGGCCCCCCTCGAACTGGCGTCGGCGATCCGGGCATGGGGCGAGCGTCACACGTTGTTGCACCCGGTCCAACAACCGTCACACGGCACCGATCGCCGGTAA